From the Streptomyces sp. KMM 9044 genome, one window contains:
- a CDS encoding NAD(P)-binding domain-containing protein — protein MNYTSEAAVPEDQTSEVEAAEVRSVVVGAGQAGLSSAYHLRRTGFEPERDFVVLDHNPGPGGAWRHRWPSLTYDKVHGMHSLPGMELTDADPDRPSSEVVTEYFDRYERTFGLQVRRPVKVRAVREGVGGRLLVETSAGTWSTRTLINATGTWDRPFWPRYEGQETFQGRQLHTARYPGPEAFAGLRVVVVGGGASATQHLMEIAPYAADTTWVTRRPPVYREGPFDEDAGRAAVALVEERVRQALPPRSVVSVTGLPLTDAIRRNIANGVLDRQPMFDRITPEGVEWKDGRRVAADVVLWATGFRPDVDHLTPLRLREPGGGIRVEGTRAVADPRVHLVGYGPSASTVGANRAGRAAVRDIRRLLAKERVTV, from the coding sequence GTGAACTACACGAGCGAGGCTGCGGTGCCCGAGGACCAGACCTCCGAAGTCGAGGCGGCCGAGGTCCGGTCGGTTGTGGTGGGCGCCGGACAGGCAGGGCTGTCCAGCGCCTATCACCTGCGGCGCACCGGGTTCGAGCCGGAGCGCGACTTCGTGGTGCTCGACCACAACCCGGGCCCCGGCGGGGCCTGGCGGCACCGCTGGCCCTCGCTCACGTACGACAAGGTGCACGGGATGCACTCGCTGCCCGGCATGGAACTCACGGACGCCGATCCGGACCGGCCCTCCTCCGAGGTCGTCACCGAGTACTTCGACCGCTACGAGCGGACGTTCGGCCTGCAGGTACGGCGGCCGGTGAAGGTGCGGGCGGTCCGGGAGGGCGTCGGCGGGCGGTTGCTCGTGGAGACCTCGGCGGGCACCTGGTCGACGCGGACGTTGATCAACGCCACCGGCACCTGGGACCGGCCGTTCTGGCCGCGCTACGAGGGCCAGGAGACCTTCCAGGGGCGGCAGCTGCACACCGCCCGGTACCCGGGCCCCGAGGCGTTCGCCGGCCTGCGGGTCGTCGTGGTGGGAGGAGGCGCCTCGGCCACCCAGCATCTGATGGAGATCGCCCCGTACGCGGCGGACACCACCTGGGTGACCCGGCGGCCCCCGGTCTACCGTGAGGGCCCCTTCGACGAGGACGCGGGGCGGGCGGCCGTGGCTCTGGTCGAGGAGCGGGTGCGGCAGGCGCTGCCGCCGCGCAGTGTCGTCTCGGTGACGGGACTGCCGCTGACCGACGCGATCCGCCGGAACATCGCCAACGGGGTGCTGGACCGGCAGCCGATGTTCGACCGGATCACGCCGGAGGGTGTGGAGTGGAAGGACGGGCGGCGGGTGGCGGCCGACGTCGTCCTGTGGGCCACCGGGTTCCGTCCGGACGTCGACCATCTCACCCCGCTGCGGTTGCGGGAACCCGGTGGCGGCATCCGGGTCGAGGGCACCCGGGCGGTCGCCGATCCGCGCGTGCACCTCGTCGGCTACGGCCCCTCGGCCAGCACCGTCGGCGCCAACCGCGCCGGGCGTGCGGCCGTACGGGACATCAGGCGCCTGCTGGCGAAGGAACGCGTCACGGTCTGA